One segment of Chionomys nivalis chromosome 1, mChiNiv1.1, whole genome shotgun sequence DNA contains the following:
- the Hmces gene encoding abasic site processing protein HMCES, whose translation MCGRTSCHLPRDVLTRACAYHDRQGRRRLPEWRDPDKYCPSYNKSPQSSSPVLLSRLHFEKGADSSEQIIIPMRWGLVPSWFKESDPSKLQFNTTNCRSDTILEKQSFKVPLGKGRRCVVLADGFYEWQRCQGTNQRQPYFIYFPQIKTEKLGGNDASDSPDSKEKVWDNWRLLTMAGIFDCWEPPEGERLYSYSIITVDSCKGLSDIHNRMPAILDGEEAVSKWLDFGEVTTQEALKLIHPIDNITFHPVSLVVNNSRNNTPECLAPADLVTKKEPKTSGSSQRMMQWLATKSPKKEAPGSPKKDESGVPQWSSQFLQKSPLPAKRGATSSLLDRWLKQEKEEEPMAKRPHS comes from the exons ATGTGCGGGCGAACATCCTGTCACTTGCCTAGAGATGTTCTCACAAGGGCCTGTGCCTACCACGATCGTCAGGGCAGGCGGCGGCTCCCCGAGTGGAGGGACCCCGATAAATACTGCCCCTCGTACAACAAGAGCCCCCAGTCGAGCAGCCCAGTGCTTCTCTCCCGGCTGCACTTTGAGAAG GGTGCAGACTCATCAGAGCAGATAATTATTCCCATGCGATGGGGCCTGGTTCCATCTTGGTTCAAAGAAAGTGATCCTTCCAAGCTGCAGTTCAACACTACCAACTGTCGTAGTGATACCATCCTGGAAAAGCAGTCATTCAAG GTTCCTCTGGGAAAAGGAAGACGTTGTGTTGTTTTAGCTGATGGATTCTACGAGTGGCAGCGGTGTCAGGGAACAAACCAGAGGCAACCATATTTCATCTATTTTCCTCAAATCAAGACAGAGAAG TTAGGTGGGAATGATGCCTCAGACAGCCCCGACAGCAAGGAAAAGGTCTGGGACAATTGGAGGCTGCTGACCATGGCAGGGATCTTTGACTGCTGGGAACCCCCGGAGGGAGAGCGCCTATATTCCTACAGCATCATCACAGTGGATTCCTGCAAAGGCTTGAGTGACATCCACAACAG GATGCCTGCCATACTAGATGGAGAAGAGGCAGTCTCCAAATGGCTTGACTTTGGTGAGGTCACCACTCAGGAAGCTCTGAAGTTAATCCATCCCATAGACAATATCACCTTCCATCCAGTTTCTCTAGTGGTGAACAACTCCCGAAACAACACTCCTGAATGTCTGGCCCCTGCTGACTTGGTGACTAAGAAG GAGCCCAAGACAAGTGGCAGCAGTCAAAGAATGATGCAGTGGCTGGCTACAAAGTCACCCAAAAAAGAAGCCCCTGGATCACCCAAAAAGGATGAGTCAGGTGTACCCCAGTGGTCCAGCCAGTTTCTACAGAAGAGCCCATTGCCTGCTAAAAGAGGTGCCACCAGCAGCCTCCTGGACCggtggctgaagcaggagaaggaggaagagcccATGGCCAAGCGGCCTCACAGCTAG